The following are encoded together in the Bos javanicus breed banteng chromosome 4, ARS-OSU_banteng_1.0, whole genome shotgun sequence genome:
- the RBM48 gene encoding RNA-binding protein 48 isoform X1: MASSGGQIGGVLDHHVQRAVCDSRAKYREGRRPRAVKVYTINLESWYLLIQGVPAVGAMKELVERFALYGTIEQYNALDEYPAEDFTEVYLIKFLNLQSARIAKRKMDEQSFFGGLLHVCYAPEFETVEETRKKLRERNAYVARMTKNKDHYMTKKHKDAKDFRGAFHSKTSGFPAASLNTSTGNSDLCLPYSSELPLCYFSPKCKCSSGERVDRPSNSSQDGRNFDETLGRCDHCDSLQKMQMKTLQNSLARPGTQKALTPSEAVDRFMPRTTQLQERKRRREDDCKRETLAEACPSSKEVMIGPQLPDIPKVDMHDDSLNTTANLIRNKLKEVISSVPKPPEDKVEDVHRSRPLKQRRRI; the protein is encoded by the exons ATGGCGTCGAGTGGAGGGCAAATTGGGGGCGTATTGGATCACCACGTCCAAAGGGCTGTGTGTGACTCGAGAGCCAAGTATCGGGAGGGCCGACGGCCTCGCGCTGTGAAG GTATATACAATCAATTTGGAGTCTTGGTACTTATTAATACAAGGAGTTCCTGCAGTGGGAGCAATGAAGGAATTAGTTGAGCGATTTGCTTTATATGGTACAATTGAACAGTATAATGCTCTAGATGAATACCCAGCAGAAGACTTTACAGAAGTTTATCTTATTAAATTTCTCAATTTACAAAGCGCAAG GATAGCCAAGAGAAAAATGGATGAGCAGAGTTTCTTTGGTGGGTTGCTTCATGTGTGCTATGCTCCAGAATTTGAAACAGTtgaagaaaccagaaaaaaattacGAGAGAGGAATGCTTATGTAGCAAGAATGACTAAAAATAAAG ATCATTACATGACAAAGAAGCATAAAGATGCAAAAGATTTTAGAGGGGCCTTCCATTCAAAGACATCTGGATTTCCTGCAGCCTCTCTGAACACTTCTACTGGGAACTCAGATCTTTGTCTTCCTTATTCTTCTGAGTTGCCTTTGTGTTATTTCTCCCCCAAGTGTAAATGTTCATCAGGAGAACGTGTAGACAGACCATCAAACTCCTCTCAGGATGGTAGAAACTTTGATGAAACACTGGGGCGTTGTGACCACTGTGACTCTCTGCAGAAAATGCAGATGAAAACTTTACAGAATTCACTGGCCCGCCCTGGCACACAGAAGGCTCTCACTCCTTCAGAGGCAGTTGACAGGTTTATGCCTAGGACAACACAGCTGCAGGAgcggaaaaggagaagagaagatgACTGCAAGCGTGAGACTCTTGCTGAAGCATGCCCAAGTAGCAAGGAGGTTATGATTGGCCCCCAGTTACCAGACATTCCTAAAGTGGACATGCATGATGACTCCTTGAATACAACAGCGAATTTAATTCGGAATAAACTTAAAGAG GTAATTTCATCTGTACCAAAGCCTCCAGAGGACAAAGTGGAAGACGTGCATAGAAGTCGTcctttaaaacaaagaagaaggATATAA
- the RBM48 gene encoding RNA-binding protein 48 isoform X2 has translation MDEQSFFGGLLHVCYAPEFETVEETRKKLRERNAYVARMTKNKDHYMTKKHKDAKDFRGAFHSKTSGFPAASLNTSTGNSDLCLPYSSELPLCYFSPKCKCSSGERVDRPSNSSQDGRNFDETLGRCDHCDSLQKMQMKTLQNSLARPGTQKALTPSEAVDRFMPRTTQLQERKRRREDDCKRETLAEACPSSKEVMIGPQLPDIPKVDMHDDSLNTTANLIRNKLKEVISSVPKPPEDKVEDVHRSRPLKQRRRI, from the exons ATGGATGAGCAGAGTTTCTTTGGTGGGTTGCTTCATGTGTGCTATGCTCCAGAATTTGAAACAGTtgaagaaaccagaaaaaaattacGAGAGAGGAATGCTTATGTAGCAAGAATGACTAAAAATAAAG ATCATTACATGACAAAGAAGCATAAAGATGCAAAAGATTTTAGAGGGGCCTTCCATTCAAAGACATCTGGATTTCCTGCAGCCTCTCTGAACACTTCTACTGGGAACTCAGATCTTTGTCTTCCTTATTCTTCTGAGTTGCCTTTGTGTTATTTCTCCCCCAAGTGTAAATGTTCATCAGGAGAACGTGTAGACAGACCATCAAACTCCTCTCAGGATGGTAGAAACTTTGATGAAACACTGGGGCGTTGTGACCACTGTGACTCTCTGCAGAAAATGCAGATGAAAACTTTACAGAATTCACTGGCCCGCCCTGGCACACAGAAGGCTCTCACTCCTTCAGAGGCAGTTGACAGGTTTATGCCTAGGACAACACAGCTGCAGGAgcggaaaaggagaagagaagatgACTGCAAGCGTGAGACTCTTGCTGAAGCATGCCCAAGTAGCAAGGAGGTTATGATTGGCCCCCAGTTACCAGACATTCCTAAAGTGGACATGCATGATGACTCCTTGAATACAACAGCGAATTTAATTCGGAATAAACTTAAAGAG GTAATTTCATCTGTACCAAAGCCTCCAGAGGACAAAGTGGAAGACGTGCATAGAAGTCGTcctttaaaacaaagaagaaggATATAA